The Episyrphus balteatus chromosome 4, idEpiBalt1.1, whole genome shotgun sequence genome includes a window with the following:
- the LOC129917802 gene encoding probable 18S rRNA (guanine-N(7))-methyltransferase yields MARRPEHSAPPEIYYNEDEAKKYSSNSRIIEIQVEMAERAVELLMLPEDETCLVLDIGCGSGLSGSVLEDNDHMWIGMDISDAMLKIAVEREVEGDLLLTDMGQGVPFKPGTFDGAISISALQWLCNADKTSHKPHKRLYTFFSTLFSALTRTARAVFQFYPENAAQIEMVTEQAMKAGFFGGLVVDYPNSTKAKKYFLVLMTGGIGPMPKALGTEEDERRIAYTKKREMTRDIRGKAPKKSRDWILAKKERQRRQGRETRPDTKYTGRKRSGRF; encoded by the exons GCAAGAAGACCAGAACATTCAGCTCCACCAGAAATC TACTACAACGAAGATGaggcaaaaaaatattcaagcaA TTCTCGAATTATCGAGATTCAAGTTGAAATGGCTGAGCGAGCTGTTGAATTGCTAATGCTACCCGAAGATGAAACATGTCTCGTTTTGGACATCGGTTGTGGATCAGGTTTGTCTGGGAGTGTTCTTGAAGACAACGACCATATGTGGATTGGCATGGACATATCCGATGCAATGTTAAAAATAGCTGTCGAACGTGAAGTCGAAGGAGATTTGCTACTCACAGACATGGGCCAAGGTGTACCCTTTAAACCGGGTACTTTTGACGGAGCGATATCCATATCGGCTCTACAATGGCTTTGCAATGCAGACAAAACCTCACACAAACCACACAAAAGGCTCTATACGTTCTTCTCTACTCTTTTTTCTGCATTAACAAGAACTGCTAGAGCTGTATTTCAGTTTTATCCAGAAAATGCAGCTCAAATTGAAATGGTTACCGAGCAGGCAATGAAAGCTGGGTTTTTTGGAGGTCTCGTTGTCGACTATCCAAACTCAACAAAGgcgaaaaaatactttttggttCTTATGACTGGCGGCATTGGACCAATGCCAAAGGCTTTAG GAACTGAAGAGGATGAAAGACGCATTGCTTATACTAAAAAGAGAGAAATGACCCGAGACATCCGCGGCAAAGCACCAAAGAAGTCCAGAGACTGGATTTTGGCAAAGAAAGAGCGTCAACGAAGACAAGGTCGTGAAACCCGCCCCGATACTAAATACACTGGTCGTAAGAGGAGTGGGAGATTCTGA
- the LOC129917803 gene encoding dnaJ homolog subfamily C member 30, mitochondrial isoform X1, with product MCTMFSLRCHQLLRSLYHAQPTLTPKEVFPNPVCPHNNPRAISTTAILLADYYDALGIAPKSTQNEIKAAYYKLSMIYHPDKNQGSESAAKKFREITQAYEVLSNYRLRRLYDKGIIHTAGSQYAQADNIRPDVEDVEEDDAQTKFYKSRFTKSKVANPQGQNPIYDFDEWSKAHYGKSIHRKKAAQQRHDRKEAEKKDNVVTFQKEMVIYALVIGTILVFIVGNMESSYDSPRNRRNEK from the exons ATG TGTACAATGTTTTCCCTGCGTTGTCATCAGCTCCTTCGATCGCTGTACCATGCACAGCCAACCTTGACGCCAAAAGAAGTCTTTCCCAATCCCGTTTGTCCACATAACAATCCAAGAGCCATATCAACAACTGCAATTCTGCTTGCCGATTATTATGATGCACTTGGTATAGCTCCTAAATCAACGCAAAATGAAATCAAAGCTGCTTATTATAAGCTTTCCATGATTTATCATCCCGATAAGAATCAAGGAAGTGAATCGGCTGCAAAAAAGTTCCGAGAAATCACTCAGGCATACGAAGTGCTAAGTAACTATCGTTTAAGGAGGCTTTATGATAAAG GAATAATCCACACAGCAGGATCCCAGTATGCTCAAGCCGATAATATTCGACCGGATGTCGAAGACGTTGAAGAGGACGATGCTCAAACGAAATTCTACAAATCACGATTTACCAAATCAAAGGTAGCTAACCCTCAGGGTCAAAATCCTATCTACGATTTTGATGAGTGGTCAAAAGCACACTACGGTAAGTCAATTCATCGCAAAAAAGCTGCTCAACAGCGTCATGATCGAAAAGAGgctgaaaaaaaggataacgttgttacttttcaaaaagaaatgGTCATCTATGCCCTTGTTATAGgaacaattttagtttttattgttGGAAACATGGAATCATCGTACGACAGTCCCAGAAACAGGCGAAATGAGAAATAA
- the LOC129917803 gene encoding dnaJ homolog subfamily C member 30, mitochondrial isoform X2, with translation MFSLRCHQLLRSLYHAQPTLTPKEVFPNPVCPHNNPRAISTTAILLADYYDALGIAPKSTQNEIKAAYYKLSMIYHPDKNQGSESAAKKFREITQAYEVLSNYRLRRLYDKGIIHTAGSQYAQADNIRPDVEDVEEDDAQTKFYKSRFTKSKVANPQGQNPIYDFDEWSKAHYGKSIHRKKAAQQRHDRKEAEKKDNVVTFQKEMVIYALVIGTILVFIVGNMESSYDSPRNRRNEK, from the exons ATGTTTTCCCTGCGTTGTCATCAGCTCCTTCGATCGCTGTACCATGCACAGCCAACCTTGACGCCAAAAGAAGTCTTTCCCAATCCCGTTTGTCCACATAACAATCCAAGAGCCATATCAACAACTGCAATTCTGCTTGCCGATTATTATGATGCACTTGGTATAGCTCCTAAATCAACGCAAAATGAAATCAAAGCTGCTTATTATAAGCTTTCCATGATTTATCATCCCGATAAGAATCAAGGAAGTGAATCGGCTGCAAAAAAGTTCCGAGAAATCACTCAGGCATACGAAGTGCTAAGTAACTATCGTTTAAGGAGGCTTTATGATAAAG GAATAATCCACACAGCAGGATCCCAGTATGCTCAAGCCGATAATATTCGACCGGATGTCGAAGACGTTGAAGAGGACGATGCTCAAACGAAATTCTACAAATCACGATTTACCAAATCAAAGGTAGCTAACCCTCAGGGTCAAAATCCTATCTACGATTTTGATGAGTGGTCAAAAGCACACTACGGTAAGTCAATTCATCGCAAAAAAGCTGCTCAACAGCGTCATGATCGAAAAGAGgctgaaaaaaaggataacgttgttacttttcaaaaagaaatgGTCATCTATGCCCTTGTTATAGgaacaattttagtttttattgttGGAAACATGGAATCATCGTACGACAGTCCCAGAAACAGGCGAAATGAGAAATAA